The DNA segment TGTCGCGTGTGGGGATTCGGTCGTCCATCGCGCATGAACGCGATGAACGCCGCCCGGTTTTCGAAGGTCCTGTCCGGCCGGTGCTGGACGAATTCGGCGTCGAGCAGGTCCTCGAGGGCACCGTAGGCGTGTTCGTCGAGGGCCGCGTAATAGTCTCGGACGAGTTCGCGTGGCGTGGGCGTCATCGTTGTCGAACCGTTTTACGCTCCCTCGATATCGGCGAGGGCCTCGATGTCTTCGGCCGTTGGCGGTTCGTCACCCGCGGTCAGCGAGTCGTGTTGGCGTTCGGCGTCGTTCCGATAGTCCTCCCCCTGGTCGACCTCGCCACGGCTGTAGTGTGTCGCCGCGCGAGCGAACCACTTGGCCGCGTTTCGACGGGTGGTCGCCCGTTCGTTGGCGTCCTCCGCAATCGCGCCAACCCGTTCGCTTTCGGTGTACCGGCGTGCCGCGTCGAACGCCTCGAGGGCATCCGTCAAGGATTCGCTGGCGGTTTCGAACGCGCTTTCTGCGGTGAGCCAGTCTTCGGTTTCGAACGCGTCGTACCCTTCGTGGTAGGCGGTTCGACCCTCGAGATACCATTCGAAGGCGACGCGGTACCGGCCGAGTGCTGTCTCCTCGTCGGAAACTCCCTCGATGGCGTCCCGAACGGCCTCGAGGTCGGGCATTTCGCTGCTGTCGTCGGCAGCCCAGGCGTACCTGACGGTACGGTCGGGGTCGAGGACGAATACGGCTCGCTGTGCAATGCGGCGATGGCCATGGAGGCCGGTCTCTTCGAGGACGTCGTATGCTTCGGCGATGGTACCGTCGTTGTCCGAGACCAGCGGAAACCCCAGGTCGAACTCCCGGGCAAATCGCCGGTGGCTGTAGGCGGTGTCGGTCGACAACCCCAGGATTCGCACGTTGGGCTGGAGCGAAAAGAGGTCGATATCGCGCAATGAACACAGCTCTTCGGTACACATCGGACTAAAGTCAGCCGGATAGAACGCGAGGAGAACGACCCCGCTGTCGTCGATGGTTTCGTCCAGCGATAGCTGGCGAATCTCGCCGCCAACGACGCCGGGTCGGGTAAACGATGGTGCAACCGCACCTGTCTCGAGCATACCGTCCGTTAGGACGGCGGTAACGTATGTCCTGTGGCCACTCGCTGGAGGAACACGCTCAGTGACACTCCTTTGGGCTATCAGTGTCGTTCCACGGTGGTAAAGTACGTCGACCACGTAGGTTGGGTGATGCGAAATCCCGGGATTCTGTGGATGTTGCAGGTCGCTGCCGGGCTCTCGATGGCTGGTCCCATGTATATCGTAGCCGTCGAGTTCACGCGGAGTGGGGACCTGCTTTTCGGTGCGTTGATGTTCGTCTTCGGAACGTTCGCGCTGTTCGCCCCGAACTACCTGCTCAAGCGTATCGGGGGCCCGCGGGCGTGGATCAAACGCCGACTGTCCCGTCGCCGGAAGCGTGACTCGAGCGAACCGTCAGGCTCGAGTGACGCGAGCAGGCCGAGCGAAACGGCGGACCCGAACGGAACGGACGTCTCGAGTGGTCGGGCCGGATCGGGCCAGGAGGCGAACCCGGACGCTCGCTCAGGATCACGAGCGAGCGATGACGGAGGCGGACTGGGCGTCCTCGACCGGCTTCGAAACCGGTGAACTGCCACCCGGACGCGAACACCTTTGCTCGTCGCTCGCCCATTCCCCGTATGTCCTGTCCGTACCTCGAGTATCGCTCGTCGGGTGACGGCCGCGAGTTCGATACCGAGCGCCCCTTCTGCACCGTCCTCGAGCGCTTCGTTCAGCCGATGCGCGCCGATATCTGTGCGGGACGATACGCCCTCGAGCACGGCCGCGACTGTGAAATCTATCGCGAACACGTCGGAGGCGGGGGCGATTGAGATGGGGTACGACGACTACCTCGCTGGCGAGCCGGTGATCATCACGGCTGCGCTGACCGGCGGCGTCCACGGGAAGGAGGCCAACCCGGCGATTCCCGAAACGCCCGCGGAGATCGGGGAGGCTGCCGCAGCAGCCGAAGCCGCGGGCGCAGCTGTCGTCCACCTCCATGCTCGGCGTGACACCGGCGAACGCGCGTTCTCGACCGAACGGTTTCAGGCGGTGACGGACGCGGTCCGCGAACGGACCGACGACGTCATTATCCAGCACTCGACCGGCGGCACGGGTGCGCCGCTGTCGGTCCGTCGGCAACCGCTTCAAACCGATCCGGCTCCCGAGATAGCTTCGCTCGATATGGGGCCGCTCAACCGCTATGACCACCTGACGAGCGAAAATCCGCGCGGAATGGTCGACGAACTGTACGACGAAATGTCAGAGCGCGGTATCAAACCCGAACTCGAGGTGTTCAACGACGGTCACCTCAATGAGGTCGGTGGCTTACTCGAGCGCCGTGACCTCGAGGAACCGGTGTATGCGACACTTATCTTCGGAGGCGGGACGCTCTCGCCACCGCACCCGCGAAATCTCCTCAACGCAATCGAAAACCTGCCCGAGGGGGCGCTGTTCAACACGCTCGGGTTCGGCCCGCATCAGTTGCCGTTGACGACGATGGGGCTGCTCGTGGGCGGTCACGTCCGCGTGGGCCTCGAGGACAACGTCTACTACCGACGCGGCGACCTCGCCGAGAGTAACGCCCAGCTGGTCGCTCGGACGGCCCGACTGGCAGCGGAACTCGAGCGACCGGTCGCAACGCCAGCGCAGGCACGAACAATTCTCGAGTTGTAGGGGTGGAGGGGCTATCTTTAGACAGCGAGAGAATCCCGCCGTTCACGGCGGGCGTGAATCGCGTCACTCCACTACGCCAACTGCGAACTACAGCACTCTGAATACCCCACGCAGTCAGAACACATAAGGTACATAATATCGTACGAAGAAACGGATGCGAGTTGACATCGCCATCGAACGTGGAAGCGACCTCCACGAACGAGTCAAAGAATACTCTCGTGAGAACGGCCTGCGAATGGACTTCGCCTACGCCGAACTCATCGAACAAGGACTTGACGCTGCTGAAGAATGAGCGAAGAGTGCAAGACACTCGAAGCGTATCTTGCCCCACCCACTCAGCACAAACAGCGCAAGCTCCACGACGAACACGCCCGATACGAATCATTGCTCCGTCGCAGTTTCAACAACGAATGCGACACGATGAGTGCCGTTAACGAGGTCGTCAGCGGTGAAGACCTCAACTGGCACTCGAAAAATGCACTCAAACAATACGTTCCCAACTTGCTCGATGCGGGCACGTATGGCGCGACGCAACTCGCAGACGATCATCCAATTCGCTACGCGAACACCGCAGCCGTCTTCGACGTTGATGAAAACCGCCACCACGAAATCTGCTGGGAGGTTCCCCTTCCCGGTCGCGGGACGAACTTTTGGATTCCACTCCAACTGAACCCCGAGCAAGAAGACTGGTGGCATCCACTCATCGACGACGATGATGAGTGCGTGTGGGCGGGCGAGATTCGCCTGCAACGCGACGGGACTCGCTGGGTGTTGCACGTCACCGCGAACTACGAAGTCGAAGCAAATCACTCGTGTTCGTGTGAAAGTGACGACGTAACGCCCGTCGGGTTCGACGTGGGCGAGTCGAAACTCTTGGTGGGCTGTGCCCTCCGAGACGACACGCCCGTCGACCCGTTGTTCGTGGATGGAGGTTGCGTCCGACACCTCCGACAAAAACAAGCCTCTGCCGAAGACCGCTTGAAACAGCGGTATGCCTCAAACCTCTTGGACGACCTCGTGTGGGGTACGTGGCAAGACGCCATCGAAGACAAAATCGAGAAAGCTTCCACACGAGCCGTTGAATACGCCTCCCAGTTCGAGAACCCGATTATCGTCCTCGAATATCTCGACGGTATCACGGACGAGGACCTCGGGAAGTACTGGAATCGGCGCCTCGGCAAATGGCTGTTCTCTCGGTTACAGTCACGTATCGAGGAGAAGGCAGCGGAACGCGGTATTTCTGTGGAATACGTGTATCCGCATCACACGTCGAAGACGTGTCACGCTTGCCAACACATCGGGTACAGGCCGCATCAGGGCACGTTCAAGTGTACGAACGAGGAGTGCTGGGTGTCGGAGTATCAGGCGGATTTGAACGCAGCAGCGAATATAGCCAATCGGTTGAATCCGTGGGGAGAGAGTCTGCCTTGGAAATCGGCAGGCGATGACTCGCTACGGAGTGGGGGCCAGTGGCAGGCCCACGAAGACACGTCACCGAGGGAGGGACTCCCGTCCGAGAGGCGGGCTTCCGATGACAAGGTTTCGTCTAGCTCACCATCGGTGGAAGCGGGGGCGAAGCCGGAGACCGGTGACGCGCACACGTCTTGAAACCTCAATCCCAGTCAGTCTGGGTATTCCCTCTGTGAGGGAAGCCCCGGCGTTCACGCCGGGCGAGGATGTCACCCTGGTTGTGAACACTCGAGTAGCCGCCTGCAACCGCCTCTCGCAGTCATGGTTGACTTGTCGATTCGAGTTCTGCTAAACGAACGTACTCGATTGGTCTTTCTGTCACCTACTACTCGAGACGAGGTCGTTATCGACGCGTTTTCAACTCCAATAGTGTGATTCTAAGCAACGAGCCTTCACTGGATGGGATTGAAGGAAAAAGACTTTCAATACTGGCCTATGACCCATAACCACTCACAGGTGACGTAAATGGTAACAATGGAAACGACGGCGCTGGATACCGAACTCAGCCTGTTCAAATACGACACGCTCGAGCAGCTCCCGGCGAACTATCGCGAGCTCGAGGAGGCCGACCGAACGCAGCGAATCGAGGCCGCACTCGAGGAACTGGGCGACGACGTGGTTATTCTCGGGCACAACTATCAGCGCCGGGAGATCGTCGAACACGCCGATTTCGTCGGTGACTCCTACCAGCTCTCGGTCGAGGCGGCCGAAAGCGACGCGGAGTACGTGATCTTTGGCGGGGTGACGTTCATGGCCGAATCTGCCGACATCATCACGGACGACGACCAGACCGTGATCTTGCCGAGCATGGAGGCCTCCTGTCCGATGGCGGGTATGGCCGAGGCCCTCCAGGTCGACGCCGCCTGGGCCGAAATCACGGCGGCGGCCCCCGATTCGGACATCATCCCGATTACGTACATGAATTCGTATGCCGACTTGAAGGCGTTCTGTGCGAGCCAGGGCGGGCTCGTCTGTACCTCCTCGAACGCCCACCGCGCATTCGAATGGGCGTTCGACCGCGGCGACAAAGTCCTCTTCTTACCGGACAAACATCTGGGGGAGAACACGGCCCACCGCCTCGGGATGGAAGAACAGATGGCGACCTGGGACCCGTGGGACCCCGAGGGGAAGGACCCCGAAGCGGTCGCCGAGGCCGACATCATCTGCTGGGACGGCTACTGCCAGGTCCACGAACGCTTCCGCGTCGAACACGTCGAGGAAATTCGGGAGGAGAACCCCGACGCTCGGGTTATCGTTCACCCCGAGTGCCGTCGCGAAGTCGTCGAAGCGGCGGACAAAGCCGGCTCGACGGCCGAAATCTGTCGCACCGTCGAGGAGGCAGACCCCGGCGACACCTGGGCAATCGGCACCGAAATCCACCTGACGCGACACCTCCAGCGCTGGCACCCCGACGTCGAGGTCCTCCCGCTGTGTGGCGATGCCTGTATGGACTGCAACGCCATGCGCCAGATCGACCCCAACTACCTGACCTGGGTGCTCGAGGAACTCGTCGCTGGCCGAGAGCGAAACGTCATCGAGGTCGCTCCCGAAGAGAAGGAACTGGCGAAGGTCGCCCTCGAGCGAATGCTGGAGGTCTAACCATGGCGGAGACACCCGATACCGCTGACGTCCTCGTCGTCGGTACGGGCATCGCCGGCTGTGCGGCCGCCCTCGCAGCGGCACGCCAGGGAGCCGACGTTCTCGTTCTCACCAAAGCGTCCCGACCCGAGGATGCGAGTACTGACTGGGCCCAGGGCGGCATCTCGACCACCCGGGGCGAGCCTGCCACGTTGAAAACGGATATCCTCGAGGCCAGCGACGGGACGGCCGACCCGGACGCCATCGACACGCTGGTCGAACACGCCGATACGGCCGTCGAGGACGTACTGCTCGAGACCCTCGAGATTGAATTCGACGAAACGGACGACGGCGAGTTCGACTACACCCGTGAGGCGGCCCACTCCGACTCGCGCATCCTGCACGTCGATGCCGCCACAGGTACACACATCCTTCGCCCCTTCCTCGCCCATCTCGAGGGCCTCGATACCGTCGACATCCGAGACGATACCGCCGTACTCGAGTTGCTCACCCACGAGGGGAGGGTCCACGGCGTGCTGACCGACGCGTCCGAGACGGGACAGCCGGTGTTCGCCGGAACGACCGTCCTCGCCACCGGCGGAATCGGTTCGCTTTATGCGCGGTCGACCAATCCTGCCGGGTCGACCGGCGACGGCATCGCCATGGCCGCACTCGCCGGGGCCGAGGTCGCCGACCTCGAGTACGTGCAGTTTCATCCGACGGCGTACGCGAGCGATGGGGCCACCCGCTCGAGTGAGAGAGGCTCGGGTCCAATGAACGAGGCGCTCCCCTCGAACGAGCGCGAACCCACGTTCTTGCTCTCGGAAGCACTTCGGGGCGAGGGTGCAGTGCTCCGAAACGCCGACGGTAAGCGATTCATGCCCGACGTCCACCCCGACGCCGAACTCGCCCCACGGGACGTGGTCGCTCGAGCGGTCGCCAGCGAGCGCGACCGAACTGGCGAGGTCGCCCTCGACGTCTCACCGCTCGCCTTCGAGAGCGAATTCCCGAATCTGGCCGAGAAATGCCGCCAGCAGGGAGTTGAAGGCGACGCTATCCCGGTCGCCCCGTGTGAACACTTCCTCTGTGGCGGGATTGCCGTCGACGGCCATGGTCGAACGACACTCGACCGACTGTACGCCGTTGGGGAATGTGCCCGGACGGGCGTCCACGGCGCGAACCGACTCGCGAGTACGAGCCTGCTCGAGGGCCTTGTCTGGGGGCTTCGGGCGGGCGAACACGCAGCCTCGCTCGAAGTCGATCCCGAGCCAATCGAGGCACCCGACCTGCGCAACAGCGACCCCGAACTCCCGCCGGGATTTGCCGCCGAGAAGTTCACCCGACTGCAACAAACTATGGACGACGCACTCGGCCTCGAGCGCGACCCCGACGAGGTTGCTCGAGCAGGGGCCGTCTTCCGCCGTCTCAAAGGCGAGGTCGACGCCTACCGGCGGACGCGAACGTCTCGAGACCTCTACGAACTCCGGAACGCCTGTGTCACGGCCCTGTTGGTCGCTCGAGCGGCGGCTGAGAACCCCGATTCGATCGGGTGTCATCACGTCGTCGATACGGCCCGAGACGGGCTCGCCGGCCACGCGCGCTGATCAGTCGAAATCGACCACGCTGCGGGCGATACAAAACTGGGCGCTGTAGTAGGTGGCCATTATCAACAGCCCCGAGTACGTCACGTCCGCGACGAACATGTTCCACGAGAGGATGGCGTCCGAGGTGACGAACAGGAGGCTACCGACGATAGCCCATCGGTTGCCAGTCAGCAGGGCTGCCCAGGCCATCGCCAGGATGACGACGATGTAGCCGGCAACGGGGAGCAACAGGTGAGTGTCGCCGGCCCCCTGGATCGCCGAGAGCAGCGGCATTCCAATCGCGACGCCGACGCCAGCGAGAGGGAGTGCGCTGGCGACACGGGCGCTCGTGACTCGCGCTCGAGTCAGAAACCCTGCCAGATACCAGATGTGTCCCAGGAGAAAGGCCGTAAGACCGACCAGAAACCAGTGGAGGGTGACGTCACCGATTGCACAGAACCCGAGTCCGATCACGATGAACGTGTGAACGCGGTCTCGGCCCGCCGGAAGCAGCGTGATCGCGTAGCCGATGATCAACACCATCGGGAGTACTTTGAACGCGAG comes from the Natronosalvus amylolyticus genome and includes:
- a CDS encoding L-aspartate oxidase gives rise to the protein MAETPDTADVLVVGTGIAGCAAALAAARQGADVLVLTKASRPEDASTDWAQGGISTTRGEPATLKTDILEASDGTADPDAIDTLVEHADTAVEDVLLETLEIEFDETDDGEFDYTREAAHSDSRILHVDAATGTHILRPFLAHLEGLDTVDIRDDTAVLELLTHEGRVHGVLTDASETGQPVFAGTTVLATGGIGSLYARSTNPAGSTGDGIAMAALAGAEVADLEYVQFHPTAYASDGATRSSERGSGPMNEALPSNEREPTFLLSEALRGEGAVLRNADGKRFMPDVHPDAELAPRDVVARAVASERDRTGEVALDVSPLAFESEFPNLAEKCRQQGVEGDAIPVAPCEHFLCGGIAVDGHGRTTLDRLYAVGECARTGVHGANRLASTSLLEGLVWGLRAGEHAASLEVDPEPIEAPDLRNSDPELPPGFAAEKFTRLQQTMDDALGLERDPDEVARAGAVFRRLKGEVDAYRRTRTSRDLYELRNACVTALLVARAAAENPDSIGCHHVVDTARDGLAGHAR
- the nadA gene encoding quinolinate synthase NadA, which encodes MVTMETTALDTELSLFKYDTLEQLPANYRELEEADRTQRIEAALEELGDDVVILGHNYQRREIVEHADFVGDSYQLSVEAAESDAEYVIFGGVTFMAESADIITDDDQTVILPSMEASCPMAGMAEALQVDAAWAEITAAAPDSDIIPITYMNSYADLKAFCASQGGLVCTSSNAHRAFEWAFDRGDKVLFLPDKHLGENTAHRLGMEEQMATWDPWDPEGKDPEAVAEADIICWDGYCQVHERFRVEHVEEIREENPDARVIVHPECRREVVEAADKAGSTAEICRTVEEADPGDTWAIGTEIHLTRHLQRWHPDVEVLPLCGDACMDCNAMRQIDPNYLTWVLEELVAGRERNVIEVAPEEKELAKVALERMLEV
- a CDS encoding transposase; this translates as MSEECKTLEAYLAPPTQHKQRKLHDEHARYESLLRRSFNNECDTMSAVNEVVSGEDLNWHSKNALKQYVPNLLDAGTYGATQLADDHPIRYANTAAVFDVDENRHHEICWEVPLPGRGTNFWIPLQLNPEQEDWWHPLIDDDDECVWAGEIRLQRDGTRWVLHVTANYEVEANHSCSCESDDVTPVGFDVGESKLLVGCALRDDTPVDPLFVDGGCVRHLRQKQASAEDRLKQRYASNLLDDLVWGTWQDAIEDKIEKASTRAVEYASQFENPIIVLEYLDGITDEDLGKYWNRRLGKWLFSRLQSRIEEKAAERGISVEYVYPHHTSKTCHACQHIGYRPHQGTFKCTNEECWVSEYQADLNAAANIANRLNPWGESLPWKSAGDDSLRSGGQWQAHEDTSPREGLPSERRASDDKVSSSSPSVEAGAKPETGDAHTS
- a CDS encoding lysoplasmalogenase, producing the protein MPNTRRHWVPAAIVLTAVFYIGFAPGDPLWLSLAFKVLPMVLIIGYAITLLPAGRDRVHTFIVIGLGFCAIGDVTLHWFLVGLTAFLLGHIWYLAGFLTRARVTSARVASALPLAGVGVAIGMPLLSAIQGAGDTHLLLPVAGYIVVILAMAWAALLTGNRWAIVGSLLFVTSDAILSWNMFVADVTYSGLLIMATYYSAQFCIARSVVDFD
- a CDS encoding nuclear transport factor 2 family protein, with amino-acid sequence MTPTPRELVRDYYAALDEHAYGALEDLLDAEFVQHRPDRTFENRAAFIAFMRDGRPNPHTRHELEDISIERDHKGVATVVVHGRVLDEPAAEESETEVALFAFTDRFSLEEGRIVHLETSLR
- a CDS encoding 3-keto-5-aminohexanoate cleavage protein, coding for MGYDDYLAGEPVIITAALTGGVHGKEANPAIPETPAEIGEAAAAAEAAGAAVVHLHARRDTGERAFSTERFQAVTDAVRERTDDVIIQHSTGGTGAPLSVRRQPLQTDPAPEIASLDMGPLNRYDHLTSENPRGMVDELYDEMSERGIKPELEVFNDGHLNEVGGLLERRDLEEPVYATLIFGGGTLSPPHPRNLLNAIENLPEGALFNTLGFGPHQLPLTTMGLLVGGHVRVGLEDNVYYRRGDLAESNAQLVARTARLAAELERPVATPAQARTILEL
- a CDS encoding redoxin domain-containing protein; the encoded protein is MLETGAVAPSFTRPGVVGGEIRQLSLDETIDDSGVVLLAFYPADFSPMCTEELCSLRDIDLFSLQPNVRILGLSTDTAYSHRRFAREFDLGFPLVSDNDGTIAEAYDVLEETGLHGHRRIAQRAVFVLDPDRTVRYAWAADDSSEMPDLEAVRDAIEGVSDEETALGRYRVAFEWYLEGRTAYHEGYDAFETEDWLTAESAFETASESLTDALEAFDAARRYTESERVGAIAEDANERATTRRNAAKWFARAATHYSRGEVDQGEDYRNDAERQHDSLTAGDEPPTAEDIEALADIEGA